The Penicillium digitatum chromosome 6, complete sequence genome has a window encoding:
- a CDS encoding Adenovirus E3 region protein CR2 has protein sequence MVFEMESPESYGSRVPRDLNTCSGTAQWYVCTAGNFRGCCSSNPCTSGICPDDDEDDTLSLTTAGVIGLLPNLSPRTTTVSSTSTLSVSTDPTSTAITASLAASITSETSAEPTGATALSSILAASASPSSTSFSNPKAASSNLGAIIGGVVGGIAVLILCIVLLFCCCRRKREYGKRGKGLTFVTWYPSRFTRKDRVTSSEMKAPLSPSDYETHNSLSTVSPFTTDSTQASIMLTPDLALGPSSTSLIPYSPHKTPPVPPTQPHSTELFASVPPRRGFTPELPDTGFHRLRAELASHSQSELINVPIEQRQRQQNHSQSINSLRAWESPALAPIASSHAGSARNGSSHSHSNSNGGSPGRNQTGRLITAEGVVLGANLDRYSNSMETGESQAQNERGRTAERGRTDHVMSFMQYAGRPEDRGLGNGLGIAISDYTSSPQARRRSASGSRPKPVERSLEDDIAAAESNVDVPPAYEVKEGAPGPDLKSPSGRMCMSPRSGT, from the exons ATGGTGTTCGAAATGGAGTCTCCTGAGTCCTACGGGTCTCGTGTCCCTCGAGACCTTAATACTTGCTCTGGGACTGCGCAGTGGTATGTCTGCACGGCAGGCAACTTCCGTGGATGCTGCTCAAGTAATCCGTGCACTTCGGGCATTTGTCCggacgatgatgaagacgacACACTATCATTGACCACAGCTGGGGTCATTGGCTTGTTGCCCAACCTGTCGCCGAGAACCACTACTGTTTCCTCTACATCCACTTTGTCGGTATCCACGGATCCGACTTCGACGGCCATTACGGCTTCTTTGGCAGCTTCTATTACTTCAGAAACATCAGCAG AACCTACAGGTGCTACTGCGTTGTCCTCGATTCTGGCCGCTAGTGCGTCTCCATCCAGTACCTCATTCAGCAACCCAAAAGCCGCATCCTCAAACCTGGGCGCAATCATCGGCGGTGTTGTTGGAGGGATTGCAGTCTTGATTTTATGTATCGTCCTACTTTTCTGTTGCTGTCGCCGCAAGAGGGAGTATGGGAAACGCGGAAAGGGTTTGACTTTCGTCACATGGTACCCATCCAGATTTACGCGGAAAGATCGAGTAACATCATCCGAAATGAAAGCGCCCCTATCGCCATCAGACTACGAAACACATA ACTCATTGAGCACAGTGTCTCCATTCACCACAGATAGCACACAAGCAAGCATAATGCTCACCCCAGACCTAGCATTAGGGCCATCCTCAACGAGCCTCATCCCATATTCTCCCCACAAAACACCCCCTGTCCCGCCAACACAACCGCACTCAACCGAGCTCTTCGCTTCGGTCCCTCCTCGCCGAGGATTTACCCCAGAGCTACCAGACACGGGCTTCCATCGTCTGCGTGCTGAGCTAGCATCTCACTCCCAGAGCGAGCTGATCAACGTACCCATAGAGCAACGACAGCGACAGCAGAATCATTCCCAGTCGATAAATAGTCTGCGGGCTTGGGAATCTCCCGCCTTGGCGCCTATAGCCAGTTCACATGCAGGCTCAGCAAGAAACGGCAGCAGCCACAGCCATAGCAATAGCAACGGCGGTAGTCCGGGGAGAAACCAAACTGGACGACTCATCACTGCCGAGGGAGTTGTCCTAGGTGCGAATCTAGATCGATACTCCAATAGCATGGAAACTGGAGAGTCTCAGGCCCAGAATGAAAGGGGAAGGACGGCCGAGCGCGGTAGGACAGATCATGTTATGAGTTTCATGCAGTATGCCGGGAGGCCGGAGGACCGGGGCTTAGGGAATGGGCTTGGAATCGCAATAAGTGATTATACTTCCAGTCCTCAGGCACGCCGGAGAAGTGCGTCCGGGTCGCGGCCCAAGCCTGTGGAGCGCAGCTTGGAAGATGACATTGCGGCTGCGGAGAGTAATGTTGACGTCCCGCCTGCTTATGAGGTGAAAGAGGGCGCTCCTGGACCCGACCTCAAGTCTCCGTCTGGAAGGATGTGTATGAGCCCGAGATCAGGGACTTGA
- a CDS encoding Fumarate lyase: MSNPKGVAENMLWGGRFTQGLDPLMVQYNTSLPYDRVFWKQDIAGSIAFARANTKSGILTPQEFAEIERGFKQIAQEWQTNTFVAKENDEDIHTANERRLGEIIGKDIGGKLHTGRSRNEQIATDMRLWLRDELRLIESHLIDLIKVSIARAENDIAYLMPGYTHLQKAQPVRWSHWILSHATAFASELERLREVIRRVNKSPLGTGALAGNCFNIDREAMAKELGFDGLLYNSMNAVADRDFAMETMQWGSSFMLKISRWAEDLIIYSSLEFGFVRLSDAYSTGSSLMPQKKNAGNLELLRGKSGRAFGQMAGLMCTIKGLPTTYNKDLQESVEPMLDHVKTVSDSIQIATGVLSTLTVIPEKMIAALAPEMLATEIADYLVRKGVPFREGHHISGRVVALAENTNVPMDTLSLKQLQEVDARFDADVQACLDYERAVELKDAIGGTSKRAVLEQTAVLKNLL, encoded by the exons TACGATCGCGTGTTCTGGAAGCAGGATATTGCTGGCTCAATTGCCTTCGCTCGCGCCAACACCAAGTCTGGTATCCTCACACCACAAGAGTTCGCCGAGATCGAGCGTGGGTTCAAGCAGATCGCCCAGGAATGGCAAACAAACACTTTTGTGGCCAAGGAGAATGACGAGGACATCCACACCGCCAACGAGCGCCGTCTGGGCGAGATCATTGGCAAGGATATCGGCGGCAAGCTGCACACCGGTCGCTCGCGTAATGAGCAGATTGCCACGGACATGCGCTTGTGGCTCCGCGATGAGCTCCGTTTGATCGAGAGCCACCTCATCGATCTGATCAAGGTCTCCATTGCCCGCGCGGAGAACGATATCGCTTATCTCATGCCCGGCTACACCCACTTGCAGAAGGCTCAGCCCGTCCGCTGGTCCCACTGGATCCTGTCGCACGCCACTGCCTTCGCTAGCGAGCTGGAGCGTCTGCGTGAGGTGATCCGTCGCGTCAACAAGAGCCCCCTCGGCACTGGTGCCCTTGCCGGTAACTGCTTCAACATTGATCGTGAGGCTATGGCCAAAGAGCTTGGCTTCGATGGTTTGCTGTACAACTCCATGAACGCGGTTGCGGACCGCGATTTTGCCATGGAGACCATGCAGTGGGGCAGCTCATTCATGCTCAAGATTTCCCGCTGGGCCGAGGATCTGATCATCTACAGCAGTCTGGAGTTCGGCTTTGTCCGTCTGTCGGATGCCTACTCGACTGGGTCGTCACTGATGCcccagaagaagaacgcaggCAA CCTGGAGCTGCTCCGCGGCAAGTCTGGTCGTGCCTTCGGCCAGATGGCTGGCTTGATGTGCACAATCAAGGGCCTGCCCACTACCTACAACAAGGATTTGCAGGAGAGTGTTGAGCCCATGCTCGACCACGTCAAGACTGTCAGCGACAGCATTCAGATTGCAACCGGTGTGCTTTCGACCCTCACCGTCATCCCTGAGAAGATGATTGCTGCCCTCGCCCCGGAGATGCTGGCGACCGAAATTGCCGACTACCTTGTCCGCAAGGGCGTGCCTTTCCGCGAGGGACACCACATCTCGGGCCGCGTCGTTGCTCTGGCCGAGAACACCAATGTTCCCATGGACACGCTCTCTCTGAAGCAGCTCCAGGAAGTCGACGCTCGCTTCGACGCTGATGTCCAGGCTTGCCTTGACTATGAGCGTGCCGTCGAGCTGAAGGATGCTATTGGCGGAACCAGCAAGCGTGCAGTCCTCGAGCAGACCGCCGTGCTGAAGAATTTACTGTAA